The genome window TTCATGCCATTTTCATTACTcaggggattgtgggtaatattagcccAAAAAGCATACTCCAAATTCCAAGATACAAAACTCAAATAAAGCCCCAGGTTTGGCAGACTGTTCAGTGTACTATTTTCAGTGTACTTTTGGAGTTAGAGCACTCTAATGTCACACATGACAGACAGCATACAGGTGAGTCCAAATGACTCttctaaaatgtttgtttgaaaattatgtacaaaaatctaaatatttatatacaaaaaaatcatatatttaTACACAAATAGCATGCAGTACACTTTTTTTTAGCAGTGAAACAAGCAGATATAAGCAGTATAAGTTTGCCTTTTGGGAATCtacttgttttatgaaaaaatatatatttcacaaACTCACTGTTCATGCATATTTGTAGTTTGTGTAGCAATTGTtttacagctgcggaaaaaattaagagaccataccaaaatttaatttaatctaaacttctagatgtattggggtcattccagtccaatgTGTTAAATTCgaaaaaatcaaacctcaggagtgacaaagtcatccaacagcaatgtgaaagactgacagcatgacaaaacatctcataaaaaaaatattttttgaacgtttcctaaatacatgtacaaatattactgttatattgcttaaaagtgaatatgaactttttctttgaggtctgaaaaaatacagatcatattttctgttacttgacctgtttctccagttttcatttgctgcaaatgaatgcaaaagcaatattttcatttgtaatttgggagaaatattgctagtatagaatgaaacaaaaataaacatttttcctAAACACTTAtctgtacatttaaaaataaaaataaaaggttttgAAATGGTATCTtatttttccacggctgtagtCAGCCCACATTTTCCCAATATTTTGTGCTCAATTATTTCACATGTAGAATTAAACATGctgggccctattttcacgatctaaacgcatggtttaaagcgcatggcgcaggtgcactcagggcgtgtccgaatccacttttgctaatttaaggctaatgggtgttttttgggcgtaatgtggagtaaaccaatcagagtctcatctctcattccctttaagagccagttgcgctcgctcacacaataataatcttttacattgtaattcatttatctttttatatttggcatgtttgtgtgctacacttccctctgtgtaataagtaaagtgaaagcgcgttgtatgtggacccgcccagaggcgcattttctactaatgcgctctttttttaaacaaaaaaaaaaacattgaaccattgactttagactttagaTCAGGTTTGAGTTGgcctatggcgcagtctattttcagttcctcaaaataacaacgcgccaacaatgcgcctgagcacacctttcttttagaccaacacgcacaaatgagcgcaaatgcatttgttatttaaacaacgcggcgcaggGCGGTAAAATGAGAACTGCGCGCTGCGCCTTGCGTACAATAGGGCCCACTGTATTTCAGGACAAATATTTGCATAAATTTAAgtcaaataaaatagaaaaggaaacatttaaataaatatcaagtGAATTTGCAATGATCTGTAAATTGAGCACAGATGAAAAACAAGAACTGAGCAAAACAAATCACAACAGAGACTATCTGAGTCTGTCTCAAATGTaactctctcctctcctcttaTCTTTCTCCTTGCTCAACAGAAACTTTAGCACTTCTCATATTATTGTAACCTTAAGATAAATCACTTATTTGATTTTGCTTTGGCTAaaagcgtaaatgtaaatgtcaatgtaCGTACCACAGGAACCCCTTTTGTCTCATTTAGtcgtttttatttctttcttcgGCACAACTCGGGCACCATAACAAGGAATGGTTTTCACCATGTAGCTCCTCAGGGTTTCATCTCTAAGACCATAAATGAGTGGACTCAGAAACCGGGGAAGCAAAATAAAGCAGAAATAATAGATGAAAGACATATCTGCTGGAGACAAGCTAACACGCTGGGCAAGCAAGAGCTCTGCGACAGGCTGGGAAAAGGCCATCACGCTGAGTAGCAGCTGAAACCCATGCAGCAGCACCGTGTGGAGAGCTTTGCTCACCGACGCACGGTCCTGCCTCATCCTCCGGGTCTCCAGCAGGATCCGGATGTATGTGAAGAGGATCACCACGGCCACCACGGCGAAGAAGATCCCGTTCAGGCTCACTTTAAAAAGGGCTTGGATGGGCGAGGCATTGATCACTGCGGTTTTACACAAAACGGGTGTGGAGTAGACATCCACGCCCGGTTTGAGCCGCATGAGCATGAAGTCCACTGCGGGCAGAATGCAGCTGATGACCCACAAGCTCAGAATGATGACCCAGATCCATTCCGGCCTCCAGATGGCGGGACGGTGGAGGGGGTAGAAGATGGCCACGTAGCGCTCCAGGGACATGGTGGAGAGGATGAGCGGGGTGTTAAGGAAGGTGGCGGTGGACACGAACAGAAGAGGCGCGCAAAATACGATGGCGAAGTGCACGCTGCCCATAACTAACAGGAAAAGCAGTACTGAGGAGAGAAGCTGAAGGGCGTCGTTAATCAGCATGTAGGTGAAGAGGACGTAACGTGAGCTGTCAAAGAACTGCCTGTGAGATGCAAACGTGTAGAGCGTGAGGATGATGAAGCACAGGAAGACAAGGAAGAGAGGGATAACCACACACACCTTCACGATCATGGACAGGTTTGTGCTGGATGTTGTGTTGCTTGGGAGCTCGGTCAGATTCTGCATGATTTTAAAGgctgaaatgcaaaaaaataaaatgcataaaatacagaaataaaaatgatttcatcactcacccttgtgtcattccaaacctgtatgactttctttctattgcaaaacataaaagaacgttggtaaccgaacaacactgacccccattgacttccattgtatggacatttgtcaaaatatcttcttttatgctCGACAGAACAAATAGTCAAATACAGGTTTCGAGTgatgtga of Triplophysa rosa linkage group LG14, Trosa_1v2, whole genome shotgun sequence contains these proteins:
- the or95a1 gene encoding odorant receptor 129-1 — encoded protein: MQNLTELPSNTTSSTNLSMIVKVCVVIPLFLVFLCFIILTLYTFASHRQFFDSSRYVLFTYMLINDALQLLSSVLLFLLVMGSVHFAIVFCAPLLFVSTATFLNTPLILSTMSLERYVAIFYPLHRPAIWRPEWIWVIILSLWVISCILPAVDFMLMRLKPGVDVYSTPVLCKTAVINASPIQALFKVSLNGIFFAVVAVVILFTYIRILLETRRMRQDRASVSKALHTVLLHGFQLLLSVMAFSQPVAELLLAQRVSLSPADMSFIYYFCFILLPRFLSPLIYGLRDETLRSYMVKTIPCYGARVVPKKEIKTTK